One part of the Parasphingorhabdus sp. SCSIO 66989 genome encodes these proteins:
- a CDS encoding PaaI family thioesterase: protein MAEQRILTSPSSELMGVQSTKFDRESGVATMHFDVPQVFASPRGFVQGGLIGGFLDEVMGAAVFGESEGKRLPLNLDMNMSYLKPVPIGPLVAKGKVVKMGRNVAFIEGELLDAEGNKLTRATTTAMLTEIPDGQI from the coding sequence ATGGCTGAACAGCGGATACTGACTTCGCCCTCATCAGAGTTGATGGGGGTGCAGTCGACCAAGTTTGACCGCGAGAGCGGCGTTGCGACCATGCATTTCGATGTGCCGCAAGTCTTTGCCAGCCCGCGTGGCTTTGTCCAGGGCGGCCTGATTGGCGGCTTTCTCGACGAGGTGATGGGCGCGGCGGTGTTCGGTGAGAGCGAGGGCAAGCGGCTGCCGCTCAATCTCGATATGAATATGAGCTATCTGAAACCTGTTCCTATCGGCCCGCTGGTGGCCAAGGGGAAAGTGGTCAAAATGGGCCGCAATGTCGCGTTTATCGAGGGCGAATTGCTCGATGCAGAAGGCAACAAACTCACCCGCGCGACGACCACGGCGATGCTGACGGAAATACCCGATGGCCAAATTTAA
- a CDS encoding DUF448 domain-containing protein has product MRKLPNETAQAPVRRCILTGERAENSALIRLALGPDNQVAPDVHARAPGRGAWVMPSATLIDNAVQGNRLVPALKRAYKVGEVDIGDNLVQRIDDALSRALLDRLGLEARGGSLLTGAQKVETAARSGEVVLLLHASDARDNGRASLDQAWRVGTGQEGSGKAGIILPLDRDALSVALGRENVVHIALTDDRAADRVRTIVFRLLQFRGMAVPAEGTASGGDASHDRKHEDIVMKG; this is encoded by the coding sequence ATGCGGAAACTCCCCAATGAGACGGCGCAAGCTCCTGTAAGGCGGTGCATTTTAACGGGTGAGCGTGCTGAAAACAGCGCGCTGATCCGTCTTGCTCTCGGCCCGGACAACCAGGTTGCTCCGGATGTCCATGCCCGTGCCCCCGGTCGCGGTGCCTGGGTGATGCCTTCTGCCACGCTGATTGACAACGCGGTGCAGGGCAATCGGCTGGTTCCGGCTCTGAAGCGTGCCTATAAGGTCGGCGAGGTCGATATCGGCGACAATCTGGTGCAGCGCATCGACGATGCCTTGAGCCGCGCTTTGCTCGACCGGTTGGGTCTGGAAGCGCGCGGTGGCAGCCTGCTCACCGGCGCGCAAAAGGTCGAAACCGCAGCGCGCAGTGGCGAGGTTGTCCTGCTGCTCCATGCCAGCGATGCGCGCGACAATGGCCGCGCTTCGCTCGATCAGGCATGGCGCGTAGGCACGGGACAGGAAGGCAGCGGAAAAGCGGGCATTATCTTGCCACTGGACCGCGACGCCTTATCTGTGGCATTGGGGCGCGAAAATGTGGTGCATATCGCGCTGACCGATGATCGTGCCGCGGATCGGGTGCGCACCATAGTTTTCCGTCTGTTGCAGTTTCGCGGAATGGCCGTTCCGGCAGAAGGAACTGCTTCCGGCGGCGATGCTTCCCATGACCGGAAGCATGAAGACATAGTGATGAAGGGTTAA
- the nusA gene encoding transcription termination factor NusA, which yields MADAISANKAELLAIANSVSSEKMIDKTIVIEAIEEAIQRAARARYGAENDIRAKLDPNTGDLRLWRVVEVVEEVDDYFKQVDLKGAQKLEKDAKLGDFIVDPLPAVDLGRIDAQQAKQVIFQKVRDAERERQFEEFKDRAGEIITGVVKSVEFGHVIVNLGRADGVIRRDQQIPREVVRVGDRVRALIMKVVRENRGHQIYLSRSHPDFMRRLFAQEVPEIYDGIIEIKAAARDPGSRAKIGVISHDGSIDPVGACVGMKGSRVQAVVQEMQGEKIDIIPWSEDTATFIVNALQPATVSRVVIDEEEGRIEVVVPDDQLSLAIGRRGQNVRLASQLTDAAIDIMTEEESSEKRQKEFTERSAMFEAELDVDETLSQLLVAEGFSELEEVAYVAPEELSGIEGFDEELAAELQSRAAEALERKEAAARDKRRELGVEDALAEIVHLNEQMLVTLGEGGIKTLDDLADLATDELIAKKRADNRRRDNRRGEEVVGVLGEYGLTEEQGNEIIMAARAHWFDDEDAPAAESAQAEGEVADAETPQ from the coding sequence ATGGCTGATGCCATTTCCGCCAACAAGGCCGAGCTGCTTGCGATTGCCAATTCCGTTTCATCGGAGAAGATGATCGACAAGACCATCGTCATCGAGGCGATTGAGGAAGCGATCCAGCGCGCGGCACGTGCCCGCTATGGTGCCGAGAATGACATTCGCGCCAAGCTCGACCCCAATACCGGCGATCTGCGCCTATGGCGTGTCGTCGAGGTGGTCGAAGAGGTTGATGACTATTTCAAGCAGGTCGACCTGAAAGGCGCACAGAAGCTTGAAAAGGACGCCAAGCTGGGCGACTTTATTGTCGATCCGCTGCCCGCCGTTGATCTCGGCCGTATCGATGCGCAGCAGGCCAAGCAGGTGATCTTCCAGAAGGTCCGCGATGCCGAGCGCGAGCGTCAGTTTGAGGAATTCAAGGATCGCGCAGGTGAGATTATCACCGGCGTCGTCAAGTCGGTCGAATTTGGCCATGTCATCGTTAATCTGGGCCGTGCCGATGGTGTGATCCGCCGTGACCAGCAAATCCCGCGCGAAGTTGTCCGCGTTGGCGACCGGGTTCGCGCGCTGATTATGAAAGTGGTGCGCGAAAATCGTGGCCATCAGATTTATCTCAGCCGCTCGCACCCCGATTTCATGCGCCGCCTGTTCGCGCAGGAAGTGCCGGAGATTTATGACGGCATCATCGAGATCAAGGCCGCTGCACGTGACCCGGGTAGCCGCGCCAAGATCGGCGTGATCAGCCATGACGGTTCGATTGATCCGGTCGGTGCCTGTGTCGGCATGAAGGGCAGCCGGGTGCAGGCGGTTGTGCAGGAGATGCAGGGCGAAAAGATCGACATCATCCCCTGGTCTGAAGATACCGCAACCTTCATCGTCAACGCCTTGCAGCCGGCGACCGTCAGCCGTGTGGTGATTGACGAAGAAGAGGGCCGCATCGAGGTGGTTGTTCCCGATGATCAGCTGTCGCTCGCCATTGGCCGTCGCGGTCAGAATGTGCGTCTCGCCTCGCAGCTCACCGATGCCGCGATCGACATTATGACCGAGGAAGAGTCGAGCGAGAAGCGCCAGAAGGAATTCACCGAGCGCTCTGCCATGTTCGAAGCCGAACTCGACGTTGATGAAACGCTGTCACAACTGCTGGTGGCCGAAGGCTTTAGCGAGCTGGAAGAAGTCGCCTATGTTGCACCGGAAGAGCTTTCGGGCATTGAAGGGTTTGACGAGGAACTGGCCGCCGAATTGCAGAGCCGCGCCGCCGAGGCGCTGGAGCGCAAGGAAGCAGCAGCCCGCGACAAGCGGCGCGAATTGGGCGTTGAAGATGCGCTCGCCGAGATCGTCCATCTCAACGAGCAGATGCTGGTGACGCTGGGCGAAGGTGGCATCAAGACGCTCGATGATCTGGCTGATCTCGCCACCGATGAACTCATCGCCAAGAAGCGCGCGGACAATCGCCGCCGCGACAATCGTCGCGGTGAAGAGGTTGTCGGTGTTCTCGGCGAATATGGCCTGACTGAAGAGCAGGGCAATGAGATCATCATGGCCGCACGTGCGCACTGGTTCGATGACGAAGACGCACCGGCTGCTGAATCGGCTCAGGCCGAAGGGGAGGTCGCTGATGCGGAAACTCCCCAATGA
- the infB gene encoding translation initiation factor IF-2, whose protein sequence is MSDNQENKPKLGRKPLGLKRSVESGEVKQTFSHGRTNKVVVEVKRKKLVGKPGAKPEPAPAPAPAPAEAEKPAPKPAPAKKAKPAADEVMSRKEKQEKLLREAEEARLAALEDARRREADEKAKQAEDEKQRAEQNRKAEAEAAKAKQAEAEAAAQESAEPAAEEAAPTEAKSSGPAPRKFTPVTPAKRPEPKKPAPKPSRDRKERRQSGKLTVNRALSDGDGGARARSLAALKRAREKEKRAQMSGQPREAQPKQSREVVVPEAITVQELANRMAEKGADLVKSLFKMGSMVTVNQTIDQDTAELLVEEFGHKIKRVSESDVEIDTEADVDPDESLKPRAPVVTIMGHVDHGKTSLLDALRGTDVVAGEAGGITQHIGAYQVKVKSGEKITFLDTPGHAAFSEMRARGANVTDIVIIVVAADDGLMPQTIEAINHTKASGAPMIIAINKIDKNGAEPDNVRNRLLEHEVIVEKLSGDVQDIEVSALKGTNLDKLIEAINLQAELLELKANPDRAAEGVVIEAKLDKGRGPVATVLVERGTLKRGDTFVVGEHAGKVRALIDDKGKQVKEAGPSLPVEVLGLSGVPGAGDKLTVVENDARAREVAEYRKQKALEQRTAMAPASLDNMFSAMSDKAVEYPVVVKADVQGSVEAIIGSLNNISTDDIKARVLHSGVGGITESDVTLAKASNAPIIGFNVRANAKAREIAQRDGVRFKYFDVIYDLIEDIKGEMAGELGPERIETIVGQAEVKEVFPAGKKDKAAGLLVLDGVIKKGHHARLTRDDVIVSATTIASLRRFKDNVDEVRSGLECGVVLEDTNDIKPGDTLEVFDVEMKERVL, encoded by the coding sequence ATGAGTGATAATCAAGAAAACAAGCCAAAGCTGGGCCGCAAACCGCTGGGACTGAAGCGGTCGGTCGAGTCTGGCGAAGTGAAGCAGACGTTCAGCCATGGCCGCACCAACAAGGTTGTGGTTGAGGTCAAGCGCAAGAAGCTGGTCGGCAAGCCGGGTGCCAAGCCCGAGCCTGCGCCCGCACCCGCGCCTGCACCGGCTGAAGCCGAGAAACCTGCGCCCAAGCCAGCGCCTGCGAAAAAGGCCAAGCCTGCCGCCGATGAGGTGATGAGCCGCAAGGAAAAGCAGGAAAAACTGCTGCGTGAGGCGGAAGAAGCGCGTCTGGCAGCGCTCGAAGATGCGCGCCGTCGTGAAGCAGATGAAAAGGCCAAACAGGCCGAAGACGAAAAGCAGCGTGCCGAGCAGAACCGCAAGGCCGAAGCCGAGGCTGCCAAAGCCAAGCAGGCCGAAGCTGAGGCTGCGGCACAAGAAAGTGCTGAACCTGCCGCCGAAGAGGCTGCGCCAACCGAGGCGAAATCTTCCGGTCCTGCACCGCGCAAATTCACTCCGGTGACGCCCGCCAAGCGGCCTGAGCCGAAAAAGCCTGCGCCCAAACCGAGCCGTGACCGTAAGGAACGGCGCCAGTCGGGCAAGCTCACCGTCAATCGCGCATTGAGCGATGGCGATGGCGGCGCGCGTGCGCGTTCGCTGGCTGCGCTGAAACGTGCGCGTGAAAAAGAAAAGCGTGCGCAAATGTCGGGCCAGCCGCGCGAGGCACAGCCAAAACAGTCGCGCGAAGTGGTGGTTCCTGAAGCCATCACGGTGCAGGAACTGGCCAACCGTATGGCCGAAAAAGGCGCGGATCTGGTCAAGTCGCTGTTCAAAATGGGCTCTATGGTCACGGTCAACCAGACCATCGATCAAGACACCGCCGAATTGCTGGTCGAGGAATTCGGCCACAAGATCAAACGCGTCAGCGAGTCCGATGTCGAGATCGACACCGAGGCTGATGTCGATCCCGATGAGTCGCTGAAGCCCCGTGCGCCGGTGGTCACCATTATGGGGCATGTCGATCACGGCAAGACCTCGCTGCTCGACGCGCTGCGCGGCACCGATGTCGTGGCCGGAGAGGCTGGCGGCATTACCCAGCATATCGGCGCCTATCAGGTGAAGGTGAAGTCGGGTGAGAAAATCACCTTCCTCGACACGCCGGGCCACGCCGCCTTCTCGGAAATGCGGGCGCGTGGTGCCAATGTCACCGATATTGTGATCATCGTGGTCGCCGCCGATGACGGCCTGATGCCGCAGACGATCGAGGCGATCAACCACACCAAGGCATCGGGCGCGCCGATGATCATTGCGATCAACAAGATCGACAAAAATGGCGCAGAGCCAGACAATGTCCGCAACCGCCTGCTTGAGCATGAGGTGATTGTCGAGAAGCTTTCCGGCGATGTGCAGGATATCGAGGTTTCGGCGCTTAAAGGCACCAATCTCGACAAGCTGATCGAGGCGATCAACCTGCAGGCGGAACTGCTGGAACTCAAAGCCAACCCCGATCGCGCCGCTGAAGGCGTGGTAATCGAAGCGAAACTCGACAAGGGCCGTGGTCCGGTTGCGACGGTTTTGGTTGAGCGTGGTACGCTGAAGCGTGGCGATACCTTTGTGGTCGGCGAGCATGCGGGCAAGGTCCGCGCGCTGATCGACGATAAGGGCAAGCAGGTGAAAGAAGCTGGTCCGTCACTGCCGGTTGAGGTTCTCGGCCTGTCCGGCGTTCCGGGTGCGGGTGACAAGCTCACCGTGGTCGAAAATGACGCACGTGCGCGCGAAGTCGCCGAATATCGTAAGCAAAAAGCGCTGGAACAACGCACCGCCATGGCGCCGGCCTCGCTCGACAATATGTTCTCCGCAATGAGCGACAAGGCGGTGGAATATCCGGTTGTTGTCAAAGCCGATGTGCAGGGCTCTGTCGAAGCGATTATCGGCAGCCTCAACAATATCTCGACCGATGACATCAAGGCACGGGTGCTGCACTCGGGCGTCGGTGGTATCACTGAGTCTGATGTGACGCTGGCCAAGGCTTCGAACGCGCCGATTATCGGTTTCAATGTCCGCGCCAATGCCAAGGCGCGCGAAATCGCGCAGCGTGATGGCGTACGCTTCAAATATTTCGATGTGATCTATGATCTGATCGAGGATATCAAAGGCGAGATGGCCGGCGAGCTTGGCCCCGAGCGGATCGAGACGATTGTCGGTCAGGCAGAAGTCAAAGAGGTCTTCCCTGCAGGCAAGAAGGACAAGGCCGCCGGTCTTTTGGTCCTCGATGGCGTTATCAAAAAGGGCCATCACGCCCGTCTTACCCGCGACGATGTTATCGTCTCGGCCACCACCATCGCCTCGCTGCGTCGCTTCAAGGACAATGTCGACGAGGTCCGTTCGGGTCTCGAATGCGGTGTGGTTCTGGAAGACACCAACGATATCAAGCCGGGCGACACGCTGGAGGTATTCGACGTCGAGATGAAGGAACGGGTGCTCTGA